GGGTGGTCTGGACCTGAACCCGCCGTATCTCCGAGGTGTGCCTCGTTGAACACACTGTCCGACACCTTGTAAGTGCTCATTAGACATTCGTCCAATGAGCTGACAGGCTGATACTGTTGCTGTGACTAAAACACATGCGTACACACTTAGTTCTCCAGGCTCAGCACCAGTAAAGGTTTAAAACTGTTGCTGGGAGATGTGTTTGTATGGCTGTGATGGTGCCCTTCCGGTTTCCTCTTTCCAGGGAAGATCTGGCTTATCTTCATGGTGCTGCTGAGGATGGGGGTGCTCATCCTGGCCGGGTCGCCGGTCTACCAGGATGAGCAGGAGAGGTTCGTGTGCAATACTCTGCAGCCCGGATGCGCCAACGTTTGCTACGACATCTTCGCCCCTGTGTCCCACCTGCGGTTCTGGCTGATCCAGAGCGTGTCTGTTCTCCTTCCATCCGCGGTCTTCAGTGTCTACGTGCTGCACAAAGGAGCCGAGCTGGCGGCACGTGGATCCCGCTGGCTGGATGATGACTCGGAGGACCACGACGGCCCTGAACGGACCCCGGGGGCCAGGCGCTGCCTGCCGGTGCCAGACTTCTCCTCAGGCTACGTGGTCCACCTCTGCCTCCGGACCCTGACGGAGGCAGCTTTCGGTGCCCTGCATTACCTCCTCTTCGGATTCTTGGTCCCCAAGAGATTCTCGTGCACGCACCCTCCTTGCACCAGTGTGGTGGACTGTTACGTCTCTCGGCCCACGGAGAAGTCCATCCTGATGCTTTTCGTTTGGGCGGTCTGCGCGCTGTCCTTGTTGCTCAGTGTCGCCGACCTGGTCTGCAGCGTGCGCTGGGAGACGCGCAGGCGACACGGCGGGGCCCGGAGGAGGCCATGTCAAGGGGCGGGGAGTGCAGCGCGGGAGGGACACGGGGCGCACGAGGGACGTGGGGCGCGCGCTCGCCGGGGCCTGCGGACTGGAGGGCAGGGCGCGTACAGCCCCGCAGCGGAGCCCACCGAGCCGGGGCACCCGGAGCTGCCAGGGGAGGACGAGAGCGACGCGCTGTCCTCAGCCAGCGACCAGCCGCGCGGGGCCGGGCCGGGAGCAGCGGCCCCGGGGTGGGAGGGGCGCCCCTGCGCGTCAAGCGCCGCGCTCCCGGGCCCCAGCAAGTCCGAGTGGGTGTGAGCGGCCGGCGTCCCGCCCCGGGAGCGCGGCGACCAGGACCGAGAACATCGACCCGCAGAAAGGTGAGCTGGCAGGACAGACCGACTTCCCGAGAGGCTCCGGTGCAGCGCAGCAGGGATTTAATGTAGATGAAGCCTTCTGGGGAACCCTGCACTTGGCGTTCAAATGCGGATGGAAGCTCCAAGGATTAACCGGCGAGCCTCAGGTCCATGAGTTTGTCGCACTCTAGTTCTATTGTCTTATTTTACCGCAGTATGGGCTTGAAAAGCACGTTGTTTGGATTTACAGAGCTcatgaatattttaatgttttcggGTGAATTATTTTGACGGTTTGTTTTTCTGCTTATTCAAAAAGGGCATCTGTTACGCACGTCATCCATAGAGGGATATTAGTTTAACTTCTCCAAACccctttaataaaattaatgctGATTGCGTTGCCATATCACACTTCCTACTTTACTGTGTTAAAGGagaaaccacaaatgcaggaaatATGACTAAACACTTTGGGGTCTTTTGGGGGGCATCTTGGGTTGTTATTGTATGTGCGTGTGAGGTGCACAGGATGAAGGGTGGCCGCTGGCTTGCTTTACTGTCGCTGGGCTGTTGGCTGGGTGGCTGTCCTCACTGAGCAGAGGGGGGCACTCTGGCTGCTGCTGACAGGCCTAGAGTTGCCACATGGCTTCCAGTCCCGGCTCTGTGTCCTTGAGACAGTCATACAGTGCGGGCTGCCCTGAGGGGGGGAGCTTCATGTCCCAGGGGAGCAGATGTGGAATGCTGCGGGTGTTCCAGCCTTGTGGTCTGTGCTGATGCTCGGGTGGGGGGGGTACCCTAGAGACACAACAGTCTCACCTCACAGGGGAGCCCCTCTGATCTCCTCCGCTCGCCCTGGTTTCGGTCCGGGTGCTGTCCAGTTGGAGCGTGAGTCTGTTAGAGCTTCCGTGCTGCCTTCAGCTGCCACGCGGAAGACACAGTGCAGCAGAAAGACGGGGTAAGCCTGCTCCTCTTCCGGCGAGGAAGAGCCACTGGGTGTCCCCCCAGAACGGATGAAGAACCTCTGGTCCCCAAACCCCCAGCGCCGAGGAAGAGGAACTGCCCTCCATGCCagcaaatagtaaaaaaaaaaaagtgaaccaaGGCACCCAGGGAACCAGTGGGCACTTTTAACTGTTCTAAAGATGACTTTGACAGTGAAATATCAGCTGGGATGGGGAATGACATCCTCCTTGATCTATCTACAGAGTGTCAAAGCATtggttaaaactttaaaaaaaaatcatccaaaatTGGTTTTGGCATAAAGCTCTTTGAATGAatgatcttccaggaccggggaacgaacccgtgtcccctgcattggcaggctctcaaccactgcaccaccagggaagcccaaatgtacCTGCTTTTAACCCCTGCAGTaaatctctctccccctctctgtctctgtctctctctcagttGCTCCTTGATCCATCGATAACTGCGAACCATGACTCAGACCCCTTCCTTCAGTATTTGGGTTGACGTCTGGCccatagcaagtgctcagtaagtgtgaTTTTTGTGCCTGATATTCCTGAAGTATTCAGGGCCAAATCTGATTCTTGTCCCTTGCAGCATGCAGTTCTGGTGGACTTCCAAGGTTGGCCACAGCCTTAAAGACATAAGAATTCTCTAGGGGCTtcattgctattttaaaaataagttccgggcttccctggtggcgcagtggttgagagtccgcctgccgatgcaggggacacgggttcgtgccccagtttgggaagatcccacatgccgcggagcggctgggcccgtgcgccatggccgctgagcctgcgcatccggagcctgtgctccgcaacgggagaggccacagcagtgagaagcccgcgtaccacaaaaaaataaataaataaaaaaaataaaataaaataaaaataaaaataagttccaTAGGCCCCTCAGTACCCCGGTGTGAGCCTTGATAATGTTGagtgaagaaaggaaatgaaattattgGTAGGTGTGCCCACGCAGGGCTCCCAGATGACAGCTAGGAAAGGAAGGTGATGAGGCCTGAGCGGCGACTCCCTCCCAGCCATGGCCCCAGAGAAAACTGGGCCCTGTTCTCCTATGAGTCTTATGAGTCCATGCTTGGGTTTGGGTTTACAGATGGTGCCTGTGTTTGGGTGGCACTGGGAAGGGCTGCTTTGGCCTCTCTGCTGATGTCCCAAATCCCACTCTCAGAGAATCAGAGCCTTGAAGTTTTTTCCATGGAAAACTGTAAAATCCATTCAGAGTGATGGAGGCCAAGAGAGGGGGAGAGGTGTGGAGTCAAGGATAAGACACGTGGGTTCTGCCCCCATGTGCATCATTTCTTGGCAGGTCACTCCCTTCctttgggcctcagcttccttctcTAAGGGATGAGGGCCCGGACTAGATGATTCCTTAGTGTTCTTACATGGATAAGAATCCACCAGTGATGGGTGTCCTTTTAACCTCAGTAGGGGCTGGTTTATCAGGCCTGTCCATCCTCTACCTGCCTGAGCACAGGTTTCCATAAATGAAAATGGTCAGAGCAGGAGAGACCTGCTTGTCCCGGGGAGAGCTGCCATGGAAGAGAGATGCGGACCTCATGAAAGGGGGCGATGAGGATGACTCACCAGCTCCCCACTCTGCTGAGAGATGGCAGAGGCTGCGTGGACAGACGTGGGGTCATCTGCTGTGACCCCTCGCTGTGAGAGCAAGGTTGCAGAAGAGGCTTCAAGCATTCTGGAGTGTGGTTGGCTGTGTCAGCATGACGGTGGCCACCTTGTCAGAACACGCACAGGGGGTGACCCTCCTCTTCTCTTTGCTCTCACGGGCCACTGTACTTCTCCCCTGGTTCAGAACTTAGGTTTTGAAGCCTTTgaagatcttttctttcttttttcaaaaaaaatcatttatttattcatttttggctgcgttgggtctttattgccgCGCATGGGACTTtgtctagttgtggagagtgggggctactcttcgttgcggtgcgtgggcttctcactgtggtggcttctcttgttgcggagcacgggctctaggtgtgggagcttcagtagttgtggcgcatgggcttagttgctccgtggcatgtgggatcttcccagcccagggctcgaacccgtgtcccctgcattggcgggcaggttcttaaccactgcaccaccagggaagtcctgacgaTCTTTTCTGGTCATCtaaggggaggggaaaaaaatctcagactGTATCCAAAAGGTAAAAAACGGCGAAAATCGTGTGGCTATCATCCTCCTTTGCAAGATTTTGGTCTGCCTCTCTGCACCTTTGGCACGCTGGGTGAATGCAGGATGGTTCACGGGCTTGTGTTCCTCCCACAGAGTGTTTTGAGTCACCCAGTGCCCACGGTAGAGGCAGCAGGAGGTAAGGTAATTGTAGCTGCTGCAACAGGTCACCCCAATCTTAAGCATTTAACACAGAAGTTTCATAAAGTACGGAGTCAAGTTTTCTGATTGATGGGCAGCTTTCCTCTGTGTAGTGACTCAGGAATCCTTCCATCCCAGGCTCTACCATCTTCCATCTGCTGTGGAAGAGACCAGACTGGTTCCAAGGCCAGGTCTGGAGAGGGCACAGGGCACACTTGGCTAGAACTCGGTCCTGACTGCTTGGAAGGCTGTGAAGGGTGGCCTAGGTATACGGCTGGTCCTCTGCATCCGTGGATGGATtgaattcaaccaaccatggatctaagaattaaagaaaaaaaaattccagaaagttccaaaaagcaacacttgaatttgctgcatgcggacaactatttacatagcatttacattgtatttacaattatttacatagcacttataTCGTATTAGGAGTTATAAGTCACCTAGAGATGGTTTAAAGCGTAAGGGAGGATGTGCTTAGGTTACATGCGAATACTCGGCCATTTCATATATGAGACTGGAGCACCTTCGGATTTTGGAACCAGTTCCCAGCGGATAGTGAGAGATGACTGTCtgggaagaaggaggaaaagttgggGCCAACAGCTGTCCAGTATTTGCCTCAGGCGGCACCGATGCCCTGGGTACCTGCCCTGTGGGAGGGATTTAATGCATTCTCAGTGGCCAGCGAACCAGTCTCAGGAGGGGAGCTAAGCGAGGTTGTTGGCTCTGGTCCCTGCACAGGATGCACTGGGCCCTCAGAGAGGAGAAAGCAGGTGACGAGGATGACAAGAGCTCTCGGAAAAGGGCCTGGAACCCAAGTCTCTTGTACTGGGAACGGCCGTCTCAGATATGTGCGTTTCAGACGAGAAAGGATCTTAGTGGGTGTAAGTGCACAGCGATGGTCTTTGCTCAGTATGAATGGCTCCTTAGATGCTGTCTAAGCCTAGCTTTCTAGGTTAGCTTTCCAGAGATCTTCCCGGTTGGtgtcctggcagtggtgggcacCAGCTGGTGGAGCCCAGGTCTGAACCACCATGCCCGACCCTGGCTGCCCCTGAGACAGATGCGCAAGAGAGAGTGTGAGGGTCAGTGAGATGATGCTCGCGCTCGGCCGAGAGAGGGATTATTTACGGAATGAGTCAACACGGCTCTTTTTTCGTAGGATGCTAAAATCCACTGAGAGGACCACTGCGAATTTTCTGAGTGTGAATCTGGTTTCTGGCAGGAAGTGAGGAGGAGGCCGGTGTTTTGCAGTGAAGGCTTGTCCGGGGTCGCCCCCTGCTGTGGAGATGCTGCCACCACTAATTCGGCATCCCAACTTCAGGACCCGGCTGGCAGCCGAGCCCCTGAGGCCTGCCAGCTGTGTTTTGGTTGTTCTGTGGGAGAAATGTTTCCTAGAAAGGAAGCAGatgtctctcccccacccccaccccgcacaTTGGAAATAGATGAATGTAtatttttcctccctcttgtCCATCATAGGGTGATGGACGGCTTTCCTCAGGCAGCTTTCTCCTCTGTGCTGTGACCCAAGAGAGAGATGTGAGTGGCAGAAAATCGAGCCGAAAGAAGTGACTAAGTTTTCTCAGAAGCTAACTCGGATGAAATGCATTTCATGGAGAATTCAGGAAATTCAGAATCAAATGCAAAAACTAGATTTTAGTGagtctcctccttccccagacaGGTGGAGCACAGAAGTACGTGACCCGTGTACAGGATGCAGTGATTGTGTAAGTATGTGCCTCTGGCCGACTGGCGTCCACATCCCAGGCTCCCAGCCAATCGCCCTGCCCAGAGGTTGCTGGGGAGGCTTCTTCTCCCtgcagccctccctccctcctctggcagGTGCTTCCTGCTTTCCACAGAGCACCTGTGTGTGCTTTATCAATAGGCTGAGAAATGAGATTTCAAATCAATGGAGCTACGTTGATTaaccagtatttattgagcatcagcTCTGTACCTAGCATTTAATCTCTTggtttcgtttctttctatgaggctaagagaaaaaagaaaatcagcttATCACCTGAGAGGCCAGGAAACCGATGGGAAGAGTTCTAGCTAAAGGCCATTGTTCCAGTTCAAATAACTCCTCCAATTCCTGTGAACTTTGATTTTCTCCTCCCTGAAAGGAGCATGTAAGGACTGCCTTTGTGGGCTTGTTGGGAAGTTCAGATGAGATCGTGGAAGTGTATGCCCCCCGGCAAGAGAACAGATCCGTGTGTGAGGTGTGTCCGGGGCGGTGGGTTCACCCATGCTTGACAGATGACTCTAAACAGGTCTCTCCAGGAATTTGTGCTGATATGACATTTGCATGAGGAGGAAGATGTCCGCAGACTCAGGGATGCTCCCAACCTCCTCCCCACATCCTTTCTGACCAGCAGAGGCCTCTCTTGGACCATATTTAGGATGTAATATTTCTAAGCACCAAAATGGTAATTTATTTCTGGTGGTGGTCTCTTGACCATTTTCACTCTGTTCTGTTCTTGCTTATCCCCGCCCAGAAAGAGCAGGATTTCAGAAATCTCAGCAGCAGATCTGGGAATTGTATTAGGttaactttggaaaacagggggTGAGAAATTGGGGCTAATGGAGAAATTGTGGGCACTCTGGCTTCCTGGGAAAGAGAGAATTTAACAAGACAATGATTCATCCTCTTGGGGTTGAGAGGCAGCCCTTTATTtctaatttactttatttttgcctATGGTGTCTGATTGCCCACTTCCCTGGGTTTCACGTGATCAGGCTGCAAACTGCAAACGTTTGGCCTGAGATGTGGATTTGTAATAAAAGATGACAGCTGAGACCCTCAGAGGTGGAGTTCAGAGTGGATCCTGCAAACCTTGCAGTGTGACTACCCAGGAAGCTGTGTAGTGGACGTGCCAACAGATGCAAATATCTCTCTTCATTTACTATTCTTCCTTCCAGCTGCTTGCTAAACAGCCACAAAAATTCCCTTGCGGCTGTAACTTGTCAAATAAGGTATCTGCAAAGGTGCctgaggtttttttccccctgggttTATGAAATGATGTGTTATTTTGTGTTTaagaatttgttttccttttcttgtgctttagaAGGTTAAAGTGCTTTTGACCTCAGAAATAGTATTTGAGAGGCAATTAAATGTCTATAAATTGGTCTTCTTCACCTGGGATATTTGATCCAAAAAAAGCCTCACGCATTATTAAAGTTTACACTGAGCACATCTAGGGCCATttccttcagaaataaaaattcagtcaTTTCATAGACGTGGTTTGCGGGACTGGCCATTAGAAGGAAATAAAGTCTTATGCTAAAGCAGGTTCATCAGATTTTGTTCTGTGCCTGGAGTCATTTTTCAGAGAGCAGTTGAGAACATCGTGAAGCCTGTACTCCAGGGACAAGGAAATGTTTCCATTCTCCCACCAGCTGAGGGCTCTGGGAACAgtagctttttttgtttgtctttgtttcctcatctattaaaaaaaagtgtcacCTTTCAGAAGaaagataaatgtaaatatgGAAGATGACTTGTTATGTCCATGTATTTATCGAGCATCTTTAATATGTCTGGTACTTGTACAAGGCAAGAGATGAGTTACAAGAGAAAGATAAGGAAAGACCATCCTTGATTTGGAGGATGTCTTTTGATGAGACAATTGGGGAATAAATGCAGGCAACATATgcttaaaaattaaatgtcatGGTTCAGACTTGgatatttcattataaaatttctgttgtttataaataaACCACCATTGAGCTGAATGGCAAAACTTCTCAAAGTAGAGGAATTGGGCCACCTCTGTTACGCACGTGGTGGCTGAGCCTCGGGTGCCAAGCTACCGCACCTTCCTGGGCCCTTCGGGTGCCCCTCCCTCAGGTACTTACCTGCTCACTGCCCTGCTGGCCGCGGCTCCTCCCCTAGACTGCACCCGCAGGAGGCCTCCCAAGCCCATTCCCTCCAACACCTATCTCATCATCTTGGAATCTTCCATCTGCCAGGGGCCTTAGTGACTCAAACTTAATGAGCTAATTTTACACCTGGGTAAATGAAGGTCCAGGAAGGTGAGGTCACTTATCTAATAAAATCTGGCCAGCTGGTGGCCAAGCCTTCCCACTCCCAGCTGGTTTGGGTCCTTCCATCTCTCCGGGATGCCTTCTTGAAGGCAGTCAGACAGAAGGGGTTGCTGTTCACAAAGCTGAACGTTGACAATAGTGTAGGCTTTCTAGGAGGTTGACAAATGAACAGAGGGTGCACGGTCCCCATAGAGTGAgtcctacatatatatattcacacacacatacgtatatacatattctttttcatattttccattatagtttattacaagatgttgaatatagttccctgtgctccccagtaagaccttgttggttTTGAATAAGTCTTGAATAGTGGTATTTGAGGCCGTATGAGAGGTCTACAGTAGAAGAATGCAATTGTTCTCTTATTACAAGTTAGAGCGGCAGACATTTCTTGAAGTTAAAACAGTTATAATGGAAATATAAGAACATAGAAGTTTTGTAATAATGCCCCTAGCCTCCCTCTATAACACAACATCATCATCTTTTTGTAGTCTTAGCTTCTTAGGTGTTAAAATTTATAACTGCACTTGTAATACTTTTATTCTGCTTTTCCCCCTTGCTCACCAATCATACACATTGTTTATGATTCCCTGATCTTTATCAGCCGTTTGAATGGATGCAGAATAATCCACCAAGTGACGATGCTGGTCATCAACCCCAGCCTCTGCTATGGAATATTCCGATTGCTGTTGAATAAAGTGCTTCTAGCTTTTTGATATTAGACAATAAAATAGCATGGGCACACAGCCCTTTTCTCTTATTAGATTATTTCTTTACGATAAATTTCCAGGAAACTTTTATTAAAGTTTGCATACATTCTCAACTATTAAACCACTTTTGACTCCAGGCAGACCATTTGTGATGCTTCCATAATTTCGTGGGTTGAATTTAAAATGCTAACCCTGAAGATGCCATTTCTCTGTCATGCTTTGTCTAGAACTTGGGGGAGTTCCCTCCAGGTAGATGGCATATCTGAGTTCCCCACTAAGTCTGTCAGTGAAGTTGACCTTGGGCAtggaactgagtcacagtgacaCATGTTAGTTACATTTTAGTAATTAACCAGTTAGTAAAATAGTCATCCTTACCTATTAGAGAATTTAAATCCAGTAAGATTTATAAGTTGGGCCAACTTTTCAAAGAACTTGATCAGCTAGGTGTGTTTCAGTGCATTCCAGGTTGTAATTATTTAAACCACGATTTTCCCTCATGCTTGAGGAAATTGCCTCTCCGGAATAAATTTCAGTCCACATTAAACTCAAAAACACAATTCTGTGTTTTTCAGCTTGTGGCTCCCAGCTGTCCTGATTAAGAGCTAGTCTTGCCCTGTTCCTGGGCTCTTCTGCCACTCTACTTTATTTCAACTTGGCAGCCCCCAGACCTAGGTACACCTGGAAGTAAGGATGCTGACGAGCTGTCGAGCTGTCGAGAGGCGGTGGAATCTGCACCGCTCCGATTGGTGGCGTTGGGGAATGAGGATGAGGGATGAGATCCTGGGTACTTGGTAACTTTCGCCAAAGAGGAAACCCTGGTGGAAGATGGATGCTGATGGTTTCTGGTTTGGAAGTGCCGAGGTTGAGTTGTCTGTGGAGCGTTCAGGAGATGCCCAGCTGGAACTCGGTCTTACTGGACCAGAGCTCAGAGGGGTTTGGCAGGAGACAGATTTGGGAATAATCAATGTAGAGCTGCTATCAGATCCTTGGGCATTCGTGCCCACGCTCTATCCTCTGCTTCTGGCAACCCCTGAGGGACAGGAAGACAGCCAACGGTGTCAGCAAGACCATCAGGATCCCTATGGTCACTTCTAAGGGAGTGAGTCCCTTGTCTCCTCATAACAACCAGACCTCCTAGCAAAGCAGCCCCGATGATTCACCCTGAGCAGAGACTGAGTCGGTGGGACAAACAGCGGATCCGCAGTATTCCAGAAGTTGTCAGATATCCGTTATATATTCCTTTAAAACTCTAAACTCGTTCCTTCTGTGTCCTCCTTTCTGACACCACCTGGGTCTCCACCCAAAGCCTCTGATGGGATGTATCATATTTACTACACCCCAGGGGGGCCCAATGTGCACCGTGTCCCCCATTCCTTGTATTTCTGTGTCGTTGGCAGGGGGAAGGGTCTGGCATCCTGCACCTGATTTGGTGGATAGAGCAGAATTACTTATTTACTGAACATTATTTCTATAGGCATGAGTTGATACCAAACCTGGTCTTTCGTTTAAGTGTCCTTATGCTGTTGCTTCCATTGTTTGTTCTCGTTGCCAGATTGTCTTTTTCTCAgatgaaatttatcttttttttgggggggggaaatattatttaaatggcaTCATGCTGATATCTTTTATTGCCACTTTTACTTTCCAGACACACATGGACATGATGCCCCAGCAGTAGTGGGTAGAGTgctggggagagaagagggcCAGGGCGGTGGCCTAAAGGGGCTGCCCAGCGGCTGGCCTTTCTGGAGAGCTTGGTCCAAGCACCCAAACTGGTGCCACTATAAGTCACAGTCTCCAGTAGGGTCCCCACCACTGTCCCCCCAACTCCATGTTTTCTTAGTTAGCTTCCCATCAACCATTTTAAACTCttcttccccactcccaccttAGCTGGTGACCTTGCTTACTACCTGCCCtgcctggattttctttttttggctgctccatgtggcttgcaggatcttagttccctgaccagggattgaacccaggccctggcagtgaaaatgatgaatcctaaccactggactgccagggaattcccctgtctGGATTTTCTGATTGAATCTGTCATAGCCCCCCTACAGGATAGATAGTGGGGCTCAGTGTACAAATGAAAAGTTAGGGAAGGTACAATGAACTCCAAGTTCCCCACTGTAGCCCCAATATAGGGCATAGTGTCTGGCGCCAGGTAGGTGTTCAATAGGCAATTTTTCAAGTTAATTTTAACATAGGAGAAACTTAAAACTATGGGGAGATGGCAGCACAGAAGGAAGGTTTGAAGACATGAGATAAAGAGGAATCAGTAACAGAACAGCTATTCGACCTGATGGAG
This sequence is a window from Mesoplodon densirostris isolate mMesDen1 chromosome 4, mMesDen1 primary haplotype, whole genome shotgun sequence. Protein-coding genes within it:
- the GJD4 gene encoding gap junction delta-4 protein, which encodes MGQLDLLGFLVITLNCNVTMVGKIWLIFMVLLRMGVLILAGSPVYQDEQERFVCNTLQPGCANVCYDIFAPVSHLRFWLIQSVSVLLPSAVFSVYVLHKGAELAARGSRWLDDDSEDHDGPERTPGARRCLPVPDFSSGYVVHLCLRTLTEAAFGALHYLLFGFLVPKRFSCTHPPCTSVVDCYVSRPTEKSILMLFVWAVCALSLLLSVADLVCSVRWETRRRHGGARRRPCQGAGSAAREGHGAHEGRGARARRGLRTGGQGAYSPAAEPTEPGHPELPGEDESDALSSASDQPRGAGPGAAAPGWEGRPCASSAALPGPSKSEWV